A part of Capsicum annuum cultivar UCD-10X-F1 chromosome 6, UCD10Xv1.1, whole genome shotgun sequence genomic DNA contains:
- the LOC107875901 gene encoding serine/threonine protein phosphatase 2A 55 kDa regulatory subunit B beta isoform isoform X1 — protein MSFGSEWNFSQVFGEQTPHEDIQDCDILSAMEFDKNGDHLAVGDQGGRVMIFERQAGKEDPFEYSSRSDSGRFNLPQRQHPEFKYKTEFQSHEPEFDYLKSVEIEEKINKIRWCTKLNSSLFLLTANDRTIKLWKIKEQKVKNVKQMVINPSVTSENSLLADRSYTSGQSEPSHANGSSLEWTNKMNGTSPSHLADITNEASIRSRRVYANAHDFNINSISNNSDGETFLSGDDLRINVWNLEVSDQCFNIIDMKPKDMEDLTEVITSAEFHPLHCNLLAYSSSRGFIRLVDMRKSALCDHNVKIMQDGRTHGSKTLFSEIIASISDMKYAMDGRHILSRDYMTLKLWDTHMETSPVATYKIHEHLRPKLPKLYTNDAIFDKFDCCLNGDGLQFATGSYSNHLRVFSCGTGNEDGITVEVKKEPNRKPTSQTTSRPRRSSLSNLARGFYRQGQDISENEISCNLKSKLLHLAWHPTHNLIACSAGSSLFMYHA, from the exons GCGATATTTTATCTGCAATGGAGTTTGACAAGAATGGTGATCATCTGGCTGTTGGAGATCAAGGTGGACGTGTTATGATTTTTGAGCGGCAGGCTGGTAAAGAA GATCCCTTTGAGTACAGTTCTCGAAGTGACTCTGGTCGGTTCAACCTTCCACAAAGGCAGCATCCTGAATTTAAATATAAGACGGAGTTCCAGAGTCATGAACCCGAG TTTGATTATTTGAAGAGTGTGGAAATCGAAGAGAAGATTAATAAAATCAGATGGTGTACGAAACTCAACAGTTCATTATTTCTTCTTACAGCAAATGACAGGACGATAAAACTTTGGAAG ATCAaggaacagaaagtaaagaacgtTAAACAAATGGTCATCAATCCATCTGTGACGTCAGAGAATTCTCTTTTAGCTGATAGAAGTTATACAAGCGGACAAAGTGAACCATCTCATGCTAATGGTAGCAGTCTAGAATGGACTAACAAAATGAACGGCACATCGCCATCACAT CTTGCTGATATCACAAATGAGGCTTCTATAAGATCTCGGAGAGTGTATGCCAATgctcatgatttcaacatcaattcCATCTCAAACAATAG CGATGGTGAGACATTCCTTTCTGGGGATGACCTTAGGATAAACGTATGGAACCTTGAGGTTAGCGATCAGTGTTTCAATATCATTGACATGAAGCCGAAGGATATGGAAGATCTTACAG AGGTGATCACATCAGCAGAATTCCATCCACTTCATTGCAATTTGTTGGCTTATAGTAGTTCGCGGGGATTCATCCGGCTTGTTGACATGAGGAAGTCCGCACTATGTGATCACAATGTGAAAAT AATGCAAGATGGGAGGACCCATGGCTCTAAAACACTTTTCAGTGAGATCATTGCTTCTATATCTGACATGAAGTATGCAATGGACGGAAGGCATATTTTAAGTCGCGATTACATGACTCTGAAG CTATGGGACACTCACATGGAGACTTCCCCAGTTGCAACATATAAGATTCATGAACACCTCCGCCCTAAG CTTCCTAAGTTGTATACGAATGATGCCATCTTTGATAAGTTTGATTGTTGCCTGAACGGAGACGGACTTCAATTTGCAACTGGATCTTACAG CAACCATCTTCGCGTATTTTCTTGTGGAACTGGGAATGAAGATGGCATCACAGTGGAAGTCAAAAAAGAACCAAATAG AAAACCGACCTCTCAAACTACTTCAAGGCCACGAAGGTCATCATTGAGCAACTTAGCACGAGGATTTTATCGCCAAG GACAAGATATCTCAGAAAATGAGATTTCCTGTAATCTGAAGTCCAAGTTGCTGCATCTGGCTTGGCATCCAACACACAATTTGATCGCTTGCTCTGCTGGAAGCAGCTTGTTCATGTACCATGCATAA
- the LOC107875901 gene encoding serine/threonine protein phosphatase 2A 55 kDa regulatory subunit B beta isoform isoform X3 yields the protein MSFGSEWNFSQVFGEQTPHEDIQDCDILSAMEFDKNGDHLAVGDQGGRVMIFERQAGKEDPFEYSSRSDSGRFNLPQRQHPEFKYKTEFQSHEPEIKEQKVKNVKQMVINPSVTSENSLLADRSYTSGQSEPSHANGSSLEWTNKMNGTSPSHLADITNEASIRSRRVYANAHDFNINSISNNSDGETFLSGDDLRINVWNLEVSDQCFNIIDMKPKDMEDLTEVITSAEFHPLHCNLLAYSSSRGFIRLVDMRKSALCDHNVKIMQDGRTHGSKTLFSEIIASISDMKYAMDGRHILSRDYMTLKLWDTHMETSPVATYKIHEHLRPKLPKLYTNDAIFDKFDCCLNGDGLQFATGSYSNHLRVFSCGTGNEDGITVEVKKEPNRKPTSQTTSRPRRSSLSNLARGFYRQGQDISENEISCNLKSKLLHLAWHPTHNLIACSAGSSLFMYHA from the exons GCGATATTTTATCTGCAATGGAGTTTGACAAGAATGGTGATCATCTGGCTGTTGGAGATCAAGGTGGACGTGTTATGATTTTTGAGCGGCAGGCTGGTAAAGAA GATCCCTTTGAGTACAGTTCTCGAAGTGACTCTGGTCGGTTCAACCTTCCACAAAGGCAGCATCCTGAATTTAAATATAAGACGGAGTTCCAGAGTCATGAACCCGAG ATCAaggaacagaaagtaaagaacgtTAAACAAATGGTCATCAATCCATCTGTGACGTCAGAGAATTCTCTTTTAGCTGATAGAAGTTATACAAGCGGACAAAGTGAACCATCTCATGCTAATGGTAGCAGTCTAGAATGGACTAACAAAATGAACGGCACATCGCCATCACAT CTTGCTGATATCACAAATGAGGCTTCTATAAGATCTCGGAGAGTGTATGCCAATgctcatgatttcaacatcaattcCATCTCAAACAATAG CGATGGTGAGACATTCCTTTCTGGGGATGACCTTAGGATAAACGTATGGAACCTTGAGGTTAGCGATCAGTGTTTCAATATCATTGACATGAAGCCGAAGGATATGGAAGATCTTACAG AGGTGATCACATCAGCAGAATTCCATCCACTTCATTGCAATTTGTTGGCTTATAGTAGTTCGCGGGGATTCATCCGGCTTGTTGACATGAGGAAGTCCGCACTATGTGATCACAATGTGAAAAT AATGCAAGATGGGAGGACCCATGGCTCTAAAACACTTTTCAGTGAGATCATTGCTTCTATATCTGACATGAAGTATGCAATGGACGGAAGGCATATTTTAAGTCGCGATTACATGACTCTGAAG CTATGGGACACTCACATGGAGACTTCCCCAGTTGCAACATATAAGATTCATGAACACCTCCGCCCTAAG CTTCCTAAGTTGTATACGAATGATGCCATCTTTGATAAGTTTGATTGTTGCCTGAACGGAGACGGACTTCAATTTGCAACTGGATCTTACAG CAACCATCTTCGCGTATTTTCTTGTGGAACTGGGAATGAAGATGGCATCACAGTGGAAGTCAAAAAAGAACCAAATAG AAAACCGACCTCTCAAACTACTTCAAGGCCACGAAGGTCATCATTGAGCAACTTAGCACGAGGATTTTATCGCCAAG GACAAGATATCTCAGAAAATGAGATTTCCTGTAATCTGAAGTCCAAGTTGCTGCATCTGGCTTGGCATCCAACACACAATTTGATCGCTTGCTCTGCTGGAAGCAGCTTGTTCATGTACCATGCATAA
- the LOC107875901 gene encoding serine/threonine protein phosphatase 2A 55 kDa regulatory subunit B beta isoform isoform X2, producing the protein MSFGSEWNFSQVFGEQTPHEDIQDCDILSAMEFDKNGDHLAVGDQGGRVMIFERQAGKEDPFEYSSRSDSGRFNLPQRQHPEFKYKTEFQSHEPEFDYLKSVEIEEKINKIRWCTKLNSSLFLLTANDRTIKLWKIKEQKVKNVKQMVINPSVTSENSLLADRSYTSGQSEPSHANGSSLEWTNKMNGTSPSHLADITNEASIRSRRVYANAHDFNINSISNNSDGETFLSGDDLRINVWNLEVSDQCFNIIDMKPKDMEDLTEVITSAEFHPLHCNLLAYSSSRGFIRLVDMRKSALCDHNVKIMQDGRTHGSKTLFSEIIASISDMKYAMDGRHILSRDYMTLKLWDTHMETSPVATYKIHEHLRPKLPKLYTNDAIFDKFDCCLNGDGLQFATGSYSNHLRVFSCGTGNEDGITVEVKKEPNRKPTSQTTSRPRRSSLSNLARGFYRQGSS; encoded by the exons GCGATATTTTATCTGCAATGGAGTTTGACAAGAATGGTGATCATCTGGCTGTTGGAGATCAAGGTGGACGTGTTATGATTTTTGAGCGGCAGGCTGGTAAAGAA GATCCCTTTGAGTACAGTTCTCGAAGTGACTCTGGTCGGTTCAACCTTCCACAAAGGCAGCATCCTGAATTTAAATATAAGACGGAGTTCCAGAGTCATGAACCCGAG TTTGATTATTTGAAGAGTGTGGAAATCGAAGAGAAGATTAATAAAATCAGATGGTGTACGAAACTCAACAGTTCATTATTTCTTCTTACAGCAAATGACAGGACGATAAAACTTTGGAAG ATCAaggaacagaaagtaaagaacgtTAAACAAATGGTCATCAATCCATCTGTGACGTCAGAGAATTCTCTTTTAGCTGATAGAAGTTATACAAGCGGACAAAGTGAACCATCTCATGCTAATGGTAGCAGTCTAGAATGGACTAACAAAATGAACGGCACATCGCCATCACAT CTTGCTGATATCACAAATGAGGCTTCTATAAGATCTCGGAGAGTGTATGCCAATgctcatgatttcaacatcaattcCATCTCAAACAATAG CGATGGTGAGACATTCCTTTCTGGGGATGACCTTAGGATAAACGTATGGAACCTTGAGGTTAGCGATCAGTGTTTCAATATCATTGACATGAAGCCGAAGGATATGGAAGATCTTACAG AGGTGATCACATCAGCAGAATTCCATCCACTTCATTGCAATTTGTTGGCTTATAGTAGTTCGCGGGGATTCATCCGGCTTGTTGACATGAGGAAGTCCGCACTATGTGATCACAATGTGAAAAT AATGCAAGATGGGAGGACCCATGGCTCTAAAACACTTTTCAGTGAGATCATTGCTTCTATATCTGACATGAAGTATGCAATGGACGGAAGGCATATTTTAAGTCGCGATTACATGACTCTGAAG CTATGGGACACTCACATGGAGACTTCCCCAGTTGCAACATATAAGATTCATGAACACCTCCGCCCTAAG CTTCCTAAGTTGTATACGAATGATGCCATCTTTGATAAGTTTGATTGTTGCCTGAACGGAGACGGACTTCAATTTGCAACTGGATCTTACAG CAACCATCTTCGCGTATTTTCTTGTGGAACTGGGAATGAAGATGGCATCACAGTGGAAGTCAAAAAAGAACCAAATAG AAAACCGACCTCTCAAACTACTTCAAGGCCACGAAGGTCATCATTGAGCAACTTAGCACGAGGATTTTATCGCCAAGGTAGTTCGTAA
- the LOC107875901 gene encoding serine/threonine protein phosphatase 2A 55 kDa regulatory subunit B beta isoform isoform X4 → MKTFKIDPFEYSSRSDSGRFNLPQRQHPEFKYKTEFQSHEPEFDYLKSVEIEEKINKIRWCTKLNSSLFLLTANDRTIKLWKIKEQKVKNVKQMVINPSVTSENSLLADRSYTSGQSEPSHANGSSLEWTNKMNGTSPSHLADITNEASIRSRRVYANAHDFNINSISNNSDGETFLSGDDLRINVWNLEVSDQCFNIIDMKPKDMEDLTEVITSAEFHPLHCNLLAYSSSRGFIRLVDMRKSALCDHNVKIMQDGRTHGSKTLFSEIIASISDMKYAMDGRHILSRDYMTLKLWDTHMETSPVATYKIHEHLRPKLPKLYTNDAIFDKFDCCLNGDGLQFATGSYSNHLRVFSCGTGNEDGITVEVKKEPNRKPTSQTTSRPRRSSLSNLARGFYRQGQDISENEISCNLKSKLLHLAWHPTHNLIACSAGSSLFMYHA, encoded by the exons GATCCCTTTGAGTACAGTTCTCGAAGTGACTCTGGTCGGTTCAACCTTCCACAAAGGCAGCATCCTGAATTTAAATATAAGACGGAGTTCCAGAGTCATGAACCCGAG TTTGATTATTTGAAGAGTGTGGAAATCGAAGAGAAGATTAATAAAATCAGATGGTGTACGAAACTCAACAGTTCATTATTTCTTCTTACAGCAAATGACAGGACGATAAAACTTTGGAAG ATCAaggaacagaaagtaaagaacgtTAAACAAATGGTCATCAATCCATCTGTGACGTCAGAGAATTCTCTTTTAGCTGATAGAAGTTATACAAGCGGACAAAGTGAACCATCTCATGCTAATGGTAGCAGTCTAGAATGGACTAACAAAATGAACGGCACATCGCCATCACAT CTTGCTGATATCACAAATGAGGCTTCTATAAGATCTCGGAGAGTGTATGCCAATgctcatgatttcaacatcaattcCATCTCAAACAATAG CGATGGTGAGACATTCCTTTCTGGGGATGACCTTAGGATAAACGTATGGAACCTTGAGGTTAGCGATCAGTGTTTCAATATCATTGACATGAAGCCGAAGGATATGGAAGATCTTACAG AGGTGATCACATCAGCAGAATTCCATCCACTTCATTGCAATTTGTTGGCTTATAGTAGTTCGCGGGGATTCATCCGGCTTGTTGACATGAGGAAGTCCGCACTATGTGATCACAATGTGAAAAT AATGCAAGATGGGAGGACCCATGGCTCTAAAACACTTTTCAGTGAGATCATTGCTTCTATATCTGACATGAAGTATGCAATGGACGGAAGGCATATTTTAAGTCGCGATTACATGACTCTGAAG CTATGGGACACTCACATGGAGACTTCCCCAGTTGCAACATATAAGATTCATGAACACCTCCGCCCTAAG CTTCCTAAGTTGTATACGAATGATGCCATCTTTGATAAGTTTGATTGTTGCCTGAACGGAGACGGACTTCAATTTGCAACTGGATCTTACAG CAACCATCTTCGCGTATTTTCTTGTGGAACTGGGAATGAAGATGGCATCACAGTGGAAGTCAAAAAAGAACCAAATAG AAAACCGACCTCTCAAACTACTTCAAGGCCACGAAGGTCATCATTGAGCAACTTAGCACGAGGATTTTATCGCCAAG GACAAGATATCTCAGAAAATGAGATTTCCTGTAATCTGAAGTCCAAGTTGCTGCATCTGGCTTGGCATCCAACACACAATTTGATCGCTTGCTCTGCTGGAAGCAGCTTGTTCATGTACCATGCATAA
- the LOC107875901 gene encoding serine/threonine protein phosphatase 2A 55 kDa regulatory subunit B beta isoform isoform X5, which translates to MKTFKIDPFEYSSRSDSGRFNLPQRQHPEFKYKTEFQSHEPEIKEQKVKNVKQMVINPSVTSENSLLADRSYTSGQSEPSHANGSSLEWTNKMNGTSPSHLADITNEASIRSRRVYANAHDFNINSISNNSDGETFLSGDDLRINVWNLEVSDQCFNIIDMKPKDMEDLTEVITSAEFHPLHCNLLAYSSSRGFIRLVDMRKSALCDHNVKIMQDGRTHGSKTLFSEIIASISDMKYAMDGRHILSRDYMTLKLWDTHMETSPVATYKIHEHLRPKLPKLYTNDAIFDKFDCCLNGDGLQFATGSYSNHLRVFSCGTGNEDGITVEVKKEPNRKPTSQTTSRPRRSSLSNLARGFYRQGQDISENEISCNLKSKLLHLAWHPTHNLIACSAGSSLFMYHA; encoded by the exons GATCCCTTTGAGTACAGTTCTCGAAGTGACTCTGGTCGGTTCAACCTTCCACAAAGGCAGCATCCTGAATTTAAATATAAGACGGAGTTCCAGAGTCATGAACCCGAG ATCAaggaacagaaagtaaagaacgtTAAACAAATGGTCATCAATCCATCTGTGACGTCAGAGAATTCTCTTTTAGCTGATAGAAGTTATACAAGCGGACAAAGTGAACCATCTCATGCTAATGGTAGCAGTCTAGAATGGACTAACAAAATGAACGGCACATCGCCATCACAT CTTGCTGATATCACAAATGAGGCTTCTATAAGATCTCGGAGAGTGTATGCCAATgctcatgatttcaacatcaattcCATCTCAAACAATAG CGATGGTGAGACATTCCTTTCTGGGGATGACCTTAGGATAAACGTATGGAACCTTGAGGTTAGCGATCAGTGTTTCAATATCATTGACATGAAGCCGAAGGATATGGAAGATCTTACAG AGGTGATCACATCAGCAGAATTCCATCCACTTCATTGCAATTTGTTGGCTTATAGTAGTTCGCGGGGATTCATCCGGCTTGTTGACATGAGGAAGTCCGCACTATGTGATCACAATGTGAAAAT AATGCAAGATGGGAGGACCCATGGCTCTAAAACACTTTTCAGTGAGATCATTGCTTCTATATCTGACATGAAGTATGCAATGGACGGAAGGCATATTTTAAGTCGCGATTACATGACTCTGAAG CTATGGGACACTCACATGGAGACTTCCCCAGTTGCAACATATAAGATTCATGAACACCTCCGCCCTAAG CTTCCTAAGTTGTATACGAATGATGCCATCTTTGATAAGTTTGATTGTTGCCTGAACGGAGACGGACTTCAATTTGCAACTGGATCTTACAG CAACCATCTTCGCGTATTTTCTTGTGGAACTGGGAATGAAGATGGCATCACAGTGGAAGTCAAAAAAGAACCAAATAG AAAACCGACCTCTCAAACTACTTCAAGGCCACGAAGGTCATCATTGAGCAACTTAGCACGAGGATTTTATCGCCAAG GACAAGATATCTCAGAAAATGAGATTTCCTGTAATCTGAAGTCCAAGTTGCTGCATCTGGCTTGGCATCCAACACACAATTTGATCGCTTGCTCTGCTGGAAGCAGCTTGTTCATGTACCATGCATAA
- the LOC107874724 gene encoding protein NRT1/ PTR FAMILY 2.11 → MEETNKEATKDEIKYRGIRAMPFVIGNETFEKLGTIGSSSNLLVYLTSIFHLKTITATNIVNIFNGTCNFGTLLGAFLSDTYFGRYNVLAFASVSSFLGMLVLSFTASVSKLHPPECENQGTAPVCVGPTTGQLTFLLGGFGLLVIGASGIRPCSLAFGADQFDPNTESGRRGISSFFNWYYFTRTFAVMVSLTVIVYVQTNISWSLGLAIPAIIMFLSCALFFVGTNIYVRFVPKGSPLSSVAQVLVAAFKKRHLQLPQQPCFSLFNYVPSNSLNSMLPYTDQFRFLNKAAIKTPEDQINSSDGSAVNPWRLCSIQQVEEVKCLLRVIPIWVAGTIYYVSVVQSQNYVIFQALQSDNQLGHINFHIPPASFIVISMLSITIWLPIYDRVLLPWLRKFTGKEDGITLLQKMGIGIFLSIVTMVISGIVEDKRRTLAITRPMLQMTQGKGAISSMSGLWLIPQLALLGLSEAFTLISENEFFYKQCPENMRSIAASLFFVGMAGSSYLSSFLASLVHKTSSWLDEDLNKGKLDYFYYLIAALEILNLGYFLVCAKWYKYKGRAGDNKVRERKDQNEIVM, encoded by the exons ATGGAGGAAACTAACAAAGAAGCAACTAAAGATGAAATCAAATATAGAGGAATAAGAGCAATGCCCTTTGTCATAG GGAATGAGACATTTGAGAAGCTAGGAACAATTGGAAGCTCATCAAATCTCTTGGTTTATCTGACAAGTATATTTCATTTGAAGACCATAACAGCTACTAATATTGTCAACATCTTCAATGGCACTTGCAACTTTGGCACCTTGCTTGGAGCTTTCCTTTCTGATACTTACTTTGGCCGTTACAATGTCCTTGCATTTGCTTCAGTGTCTTCCTTCTTG GGGATGTTAGTTCTGAGTTTTACAGCATCAGTCTCAAAGCTTCATCCACCTGAATGTGAAAACCAAGGAACTGCACCAGTATGTGTTGGTCCAACAACAGGACAACTGACATTTTTACTAGGAGGGTTCGGATTGCTAGTAATTGGTGCTTCTGGCATAAGGCCTTGTAGTTTAGCATTTGGTGCTGATCAATTTGATCCCAACACTGAATCAGGAAGAAGAGGAATCAGCAGCTTCTTCAACTGGTACTATTTCACGCGCACGTTCGCTGTGATGGTCTCATTGACTGTCATTGTGTATGTCCAAACAAATATCAGCTGGTCTCTGGGATTAGCCATACCAGCAATTATTATGTTCCTTTCTTGTGCACTTTTCTTTGTGGGCACTAATATTTATGTCAGGTTTGTGCCAAAAGGCAGCCCTTTGTCAAGTGTGGCACAGGTCTTAGTGGCTGCATTCAAGAAAAGGCACTTGCAGCTGCCACAACAACCATGCTTCTCCCTATTCAACTATGTGCCTTCCAATTCTTTGAATTCTATGCTTCCTTACACTGATCAGTTTAG ATTCTTGAATAAAGCAGCAATAAAAACTCCGGAAGACCAGATAAACTCATCAGATGGATCAGCAGTCAATCCATGGAGGCTTTGCAGCATTCAACAAGTGGAAGAAGTGAAATGCTTACTGAGAGTAATCCCAATATGGGTTGCTGGAACTATCTATTATGTCTCCGTTGTTCAATCACAAAATTATGTCATCTTCCAAGCCTTACAAAGTGACAATCAACTAGGCCACATCAATTTCCACATCCCACCAGCATCTTTCATAGTCATTTCCATGCTCAGCATAACAATTTGGCTACCTATTTATGATCGCGTTTTACTTCCATGGCTTCGGAAATTCACAGGAAAAGAAGATGGAATCACCCTTCTCCAGAAAATGGGAATTGGCATATTTTTATCGATCGTAACAATGGTCATATCAGGGATTGTTGAAGACAAGAGAAGAACCCTGGCAATAACTAGGCCAATGCTACAAATGACTCAGGGGAAAGGTGCAATTTCATCCATGTCAGGACTCTGGCTAATACCTCAGTTAGCATTATTAG GTCTTTCCGAGGCATTTACATTGATCAGCGAAAACGAGTTCTTCTACAAACAATGTCCTGAAAACATGAGGAGCATCGCGGCGTCTCTCTTCTTTGTTGGAATGGCAGGGTCAAGTTATTTGAGCAGTTTCTTGGCATCACTTGTTCATAAGACATCAAGTTGGTTGGATGAAGACCTTAACAAGGGGAAGTTAGACTATTTTTATTACCTCATTGCAGCACTAGAGATTCTGAATTTGGGTTATTTTCTTGTGTGTGCAAAATGGTACAAGTACAAAGGAAGGGCAGGTGACAACAAAGTGAGagaaagaaaagaccaaaatgaaaTTGTAATGTGA